In one window of Paludisphaera rhizosphaerae DNA:
- a CDS encoding glycosyltransferase family 2 protein: MTGRTDSTPRTNPPTLSAVAPLFDEQESVAELHRRLTDALASTGLSYEIIFVDDGARDRTPEQIDELAARDSHVIAVHLSRNFGHQPAVSAGLDRARGDAVIVLDGDLQDPPELIPDLVVKWREGFDVVYAVRRRRDEPWHRRLGYFAFYRLMAALSDLEIPLDSGDFCLMDRRVVDVLTHLPERMRFIRGLRSFVGFRQTGLEYDRPSRVAGSSKYSFRRLVALAVDGLVSFSGRPLRLATYLGLSAVAVALGLLAWILYDAFIHLGSPERSAPKGWASTAVIVLFMGSAQLLCLGIIGEYIRLIFLETKGRPTYIVREDDRKTPPQSDADSRVD; the protein is encoded by the coding sequence ATGACCGGCCGCACCGACTCGACGCCCCGCACCAACCCGCCGACGCTCAGCGCCGTCGCGCCGCTGTTCGACGAGCAGGAGAGCGTCGCCGAGCTGCACCGCCGCCTGACGGACGCCCTCGCCTCGACGGGGCTCAGCTACGAGATCATCTTCGTCGACGACGGCGCCCGCGACCGAACACCAGAACAGATCGACGAACTCGCCGCCCGCGACTCGCACGTCATCGCCGTCCACCTCAGCCGCAACTTCGGCCACCAGCCGGCCGTCTCCGCCGGCCTCGACCGGGCCCGCGGCGACGCCGTGATCGTCCTGGACGGAGATCTGCAAGACCCTCCAGAGTTGATCCCCGACCTTGTTGTGAAGTGGCGAGAAGGCTTTGACGTGGTCTACGCCGTTCGCCGCCGCCGCGACGAGCCGTGGCATCGCAGGCTGGGCTATTTCGCCTTCTACCGCCTGATGGCCGCCCTCAGCGACCTGGAGATCCCCCTGGACAGCGGCGACTTCTGCCTGATGGACCGCCGCGTCGTCGACGTGCTAACACATCTTCCGGAACGCATGCGTTTCATCCGGGGCCTGCGGTCGTTCGTCGGGTTCCGTCAAACGGGCCTGGAATACGACCGACCCTCGCGGGTCGCGGGTTCGTCCAAGTACTCATTCCGCCGGCTGGTCGCCCTGGCCGTCGACGGCCTTGTCAGCTTCAGCGGCCGGCCGCTCCGGCTGGCGACCTACCTGGGCCTCTCGGCCGTGGCCGTCGCCCTCGGTCTGCTGGCCTGGATCCTCTACGACGCCTTCATCCACCTGGGCTCCCCCGAGCGCTCCGCCCCCAAGGGCTGGGCCAGCACCGCTGTGATCGTCCTCTTCATGGGCTCGGCCCAACTCCTCTGCCTGGGGATCATCGGCGAATACATCCGCCTGATCTTCCTGGAAACCAAGGGCCGACCGACCTACATCGTCCGCGAGGACGACCGCAAGACCCCTCCCCAATCGGACGCCGACAGCCGCGTCGATTGA